ccgTGGGGGCAGAGCCgtgggggcagagctgtgggggcAGAGCCGTGGGGGCAGAGCCgtgggggcagagctgtgggggcagagctgtggggacagagctgtgggggCAGAGccgtggggcagagctgtgggggcagagctgtggggggAGAGCCGTGGGGGCAGAGCCGTGGGGCAGAGCCGTGGGGACAGAGCcgtgggagcagagctgtggcgGAGGCCGGGGCTCGGGCGGTGCCAGCGACTCTGAGCGGCCGGGGCGCGGGCGGTGCTGCCACAGGGGCCTGAGGGCTGCCCCGCCAGCGGGgcctgccacagctgctcctggcgGGGCCGCTGCGGCTCAGGCCGGCTGTGAGCCGTGAGGGGATGGCCGGCCTTAGCCCGTGTGGGGGCAGCCCGGTCCGTCCCTGTCGTGCCCTAGCCTGCCAGGCGGCGCGGGCCGCCCGCGGCGGGACACGACGAGCGCGTTCCCGAGCACAGCCCCCATACGGTCTGTCCCGTTCCTCCGGAGTTTGACCCGAACTCGGAACAAAGCGGCCAGCGCGGGTCTGAGGctcggggccgggggcagcggccCCGCCGAGACCACTCCGGGACCCTCCCGAgcggccggggccgccgcccgcgccgggCCGACCGCGCCACCTGGCGGCGGCAGCCGGAGCCGCGGGCCGAGGGCAGCGCCCGGGGCGGGATGGGAGCGGAGTGGGAGCGGGATGGGAGTGGGATGGGAGTGGGATGGGAACGGGATGAGTGGGATGGGGAGTGGATGGGAGCGGGATGGGAGCGGGATGGGAGTGGGATGGGAGCGGGATGGGAACGGGATGGGAGTGGGATGGGAGCGGGATGAGTGGGATGGGAAcgggatgggaatgggatgggagagggatgggagcgggatgggagtgggatgggaatgggatgggagtGGGATGGGAGCGGGATGAGTGGGATCGGAGCGGGATGGGAACGGGATCGGAGCGGGATGGGGGAGTGGGATGGGGGTGGGATGggagtgggatgggaatgggacgGGGGAGTGGGATGGGGGTGGGATGggagtgggatgggaatgggacgGGGGAGTGGATGGGGAGCGGGATGGGAGTGGGATgggagtgggatgggggagagggatgggagtgggatgggaatgggacgggggagtgggatgggaatgggatgcGGAGTGCGCCTTTGGGAGAAAAGCCGCGCGCGAGACAACGCAACCTGAGAAGTTGCATTCTGTGTGTTActttgctgtgtttgcagtgtttttttGTACCATCAGCGTAAGCTGCAGGTTTCCAGTTGTACCaatcagtgttttaaaagcGCGGTGAGTTTGTATCCTGTGAAATGCGTTTAATGTGCGTGTGTTCTAGTACCCCCACCGactcctcagctctgccctttgCTCCAGCCCTAAAATGGCTGGATGGCCTCGTTCCTGATTCCTGGAGCGGCAGGAtaagaaaatgtctttctgcTTGAGGCTGGCGGCATCTCTATAGACCGATCCACTGGGGGGTTTTCCCTGACATGTTCTGTGAGTTTGAATCACTTTGTTAGATTTAATTGGTGACGGAAACATGCGTATTAAATTTTTGCGTCTGAAGAATACTTTTAATTTGGCTATTCCTACTTGCTGAGGTTTTGTTGCCTTTGCAGAGCAGCGCTAGAGCTCATGGGGAGGTTTCCTAACGCAAGGAACTAAAGCAAAGAAGTGTTCCAGTGCTGCTCTACTGTTGCTCAGGGACGTCCAATCTACAGGATTAATCCAAGTAAAACCCCCTGAGACATCCTTGGTGTGATGGTAAGGTCCTCAGTGCCAAATACTCTGCTTTGTGCTCTGACTCCTATAGTCTGACCCACAGAGCAGATGTAGGTATCACCTAAGAGCATTATAAAAGGTGCCGAGTTGTCTGTCCTGAAGGCAGAAATTAACCTTGTAGACAATACTGGAAATGGCAAGGAATGTTTTCCCTTGTATGTGCTGGTTTTGAGTAGCCAGTTCACATAGTGGGGAGTATTCATGCCTCTGCATTCCTGAGTTTGGTACTAGGAATACAAACTGCCATTCCCAGCTGGCTTTGGAGCTGTCTTTGTGCTGCAAATGCTTGTCCGTTGGGAACCAAAAGCCAGATGTGCTTCACATAGTTTCCAGGCAGCACTGATCCATCAGATGACAGTAGCTATTGAGTGCTCTTATGGTGGCCCAGAGACACAAAGATGAAAGCCTGATGCCTGTCAACACCTCCCTTGCCATTCCTGTGTGCCTTCAGTTTTCACTTCAGTCCACCTCACAAAAGCAAATGCCACAGAATATGATGTTGCAATGTTAataaccttttatttttgagaaagGAAATCCCAAGTTTTGTCATTTTGAACTGCCAGACAAATTTGAGATACGTTGAACTTGgtcaaatattttcctgtacTAGCCTTTGCTGGGAACCCACCTTCTTCTTTAGAagcattttctgcagcatttcctggaTAATTTTTAGTATGGAAGATGAACAATATTTGAATGCCCTCTcaaggaaatgtattttcatggaggaaaaaagctctGATGAACAGCCAAAAGGAAAACCCTGTAGAGATACCTGGAATAATTTCTTAGAGTGGGTTATGTTTTTTCCTAGCTCTCTGCCTTTAAACAGCCTCTTACCCCAACTCAGGAGCTCCACCAATTGTAAAAGCAAAAACTAACCAGTGCCAGATTCAAGTCTCAAAATACAAACCCTCTGAGatacagggagcagaggggtgTGGGGTGGGTTCATAAGAAAACTTCTAAGCATTACTGTAGCATAAATAATATGGCATCTTTCACCTCAAATAGCCTAACACTTCATAAAGTGATATGAGCTTCACTAGTTGCTGAAACACAGCTATTTCTGAAGTGGAACCtgatctctttctctctctcttttttttttttttttccttttaaactaGCAGACAGCAGTGTTTTAAGGTGGAGAGTGAAGGATAGAGTATACCACCAATCATAAACATAAATCTAGGAAGGCTTTGCAAAATGGAAAGATCAAGTAAAGTCTATTTTTATCAATAACATGCATCCTGGTGTCTCACAAACTTGTGTCTTAAATTTATAAATGCAGTTCCCCTATAAGAGATACAGGCAACTCAAATAAGGTTTTGTCCTCTTTCTTTCAGCAATATTTACAGGCCTTACAGGTCTTACAGGCCTCTAGTAGCAAATGCTCTggttcttttcctctcttcattcAATTTAATATCCAAGTCCCGGAGCTGGCTGAGGAACCCCGAATTCGGGCAGATGTTTCTGTGAGCACTCACTGTCTTCAGAGCATCCACAAGTGTCATGTTTTCATGGATCATTAAAAAGGCAAGCACTAAAGTTGCTGAGCGGCTCACTCCCATGGCACAATGAACGAGCACCTTACCTGCACAAACAAAAAGGCACAGCAAGGTGAGTGTGCTTTAGCATTCCTAAAGTGGAAAAGACAAAGGgaggataaaaaataaatagtagaAATGAGTTAAGAAAGCAGTGGTGACTATTAGTGGATCTCCATGCTTTCAGGAAGATCAGCTCTCAGGCAAGGTGATATTTCATACTGACCTCCTGCATCTAATTTAGGCCTAAGattgaaataattgaaatttcTGTGGAAGGAGAAGCTTTCTGTGACTAAACTTGTTAGTACagttttttgtggaaaaaaacccaagttttGGCAGAGAAATTTGGCCCAGCCCTGACTGTGATCACTGGCAAGTCCCACAAACTCTGTGGGATAGTCTGCCTGTAAAAATGGAGTTGTAATTTACTGTATATCAGCAGCCCAGTGTGAGCTATAACTGAGGATTTAATAAAGCACTCCAGTGAAAACAGCAGATCCTGTAGCCAGCCAGAGTCAGAGCAAACTCTGGAACAAATGGAAATTATGATAACTAGGCCATAATCCAAACTCTGCTGACAAAAATTCAGCAGGCTGCAGGTCAGGCTCGTAGTTTTTGACTTAGTTCATtaacttctgctgcttctctatCTTAATAGACAGGGTGAATAAAGCTCCAATTCTGTGAAGTACTTGAGCATGTGAAGCATTCGAGCCAGCAccaaagtgctgctgctcccacagggagcaggagcagcatgCAGGGCCGGATCCCCAGCTGGAGCCCCTGTCAGTGTGCGAGGGGTGGGAGGGACGTGTGGAAGCACACAGGTCCTGCTGATTCCTACAGGGTGGGCCCATGGGGCAGCATCTGCAGTGCCATAacctctgcccttccctctaCACTCTGGTCCCAGAGCTTGCCCTTCTTTCCACCATGCTGGGGTGGGGGCAGCCACTCTTCCACAACTCCTGGGGACCTGGTACAGccaccttccctgcagcacatgGCATAGGCACActtctccatcctctgctcaGTGGTTCTGCATGGGCTGCCTTGAGCCATATGCTGATTCTGAGCTCTGTTGGTGCCTGTTGCTGCAATGAAAAGTCATTTGGCTTGTGTTGAAATTTCCTTCCAAACCTTATCTTTGCTTCTCTCTTACCTCCTGAAGAGTTTAAGGCCCTGCATATGAAATTGGTAGCATCGTAGAAGAAGATACTTAAATCAAAGGAAGGATCATCAAATGCTTCCACTCCATAGTACTCTATTTCCAGATCTGCATAATATTTGGCTCCTGTGTTGATGCTATATGGTCCATCTGCTGCATTAAGGATATGAGTAATGTTGAGGCCTTGAAGAATACTTTTGCTCCTAGCAGCCCACCTGTTGAAAGACATGAAGGGCACATTGGCAACGCTCCTAACATTCTGCAAAAATAGCATGGTTTAAAGTTAGTGCCTGCTCCCACTACAGAAACATGCAGGAACTGCATCCTGCGTACAGAGGAGCAAATTTCAAGGAGCACATAGTGCTTTGTGCATGAAAAATGTGATATGGAGatgtggagagcagcaggagcacagactTGCCAGTGGGATACTGTCAGTTAAGCAAATGCCTCCCAGCATTTAATCCCTGGGGACGTGGCTTACTGTATGAAGTGGTCAAGACTTCCCTAAATATTTGTTTAGCAATTTTTACAGCTAATCTCTCATTGATAGTGTGCCTGATCTCAAGAGCAAGATCTCACACAAATGCAGCAACACCATGTTCCTGGTTTGGATTTGAAGTGGATGGATGCATTGTGTTCACCAGGTAGATGAACCCCACTTCCTAGGAATATAGGCATTCTACAGAATTGTGAACATTAACTGATATATTcttgaggaggaggagctggggaaaaaTGAGCTAATGATCTAGGTAATCTGCAGTAATCCAACTGGAAGGAAATAGCCATAAATATTACTGGTCCCAAGAATAAGGTATTTGCATGAAAATTCCTGTTtgatattttcagttttatcatCTTTGAAAGGAAGCTTGGATTTGGAATGTCAAGATATGACTACTGTACAATTCATCTGGGTCTTCATCTTGCTGGGTCTTAGTCTTGCTATCCCTATTTGAGGGCTAGGGCTACTGGCGTCTTGTCTGCTGCCTTAGAGCACCGTTTCCAGGCCGCATAATATATCTCAGAATTGACATCAATTTGGTATAGGTTCTTCGAGGACTTTAGTCTagaatacaaataatttttaacttggCAAATCACTGGTGGCTCAAAGAACATGAAAACCAAGCGAGACACGTTATGATTAAGTCACCATTTTGCATGTCAGTTTTTCTTGACATTCAAGGTCTTTACATCATCAATTTTGAAAGCCTGTATCACGAAAACATTCCAAAAGCTGCTCCCCAGTGTACCAcaccctttcctcctcctcctcccagggaCTGATAACAGCTTAACAATAGGACCATATATTCTTACGCATCTCCCAGGTAGATATTTGGCCAGACTTGGTCCACGTGACTATCAGAGCCTGCTCtgagccacaggagctgctggagatcTGATAGTGATGGAGTTTCATAGGAAGTGCTGCGTGTCAGAGATGAAGAGTCTCTGGTGTGAAGCATCTTGTTGCTCCCTTGCCTGTGCTCAGGCCGTATCAGAGACGgcttttctgaaatgaattgaaaggaaattttcataCAGAAATACTATTCCCTAGAAAGTAGGCCTGTTCATTAGCCTCCAAATAGAATTACATTATTAGAACTGGTCTGTGTAGCAGGGCCTGCAGGTGTTGCTAAAAGCATCCAGAGAGCAGGACAGACTCAGGGAGAGGACTCTACAGGCATGTCATTTTTCCCCTGAGAAGTCAGCATAAGATAATGTGATTTAATTTCTTGTCAAGTAATAACACTATTGGTAAAGAACATCTGCACCACCTGAATGCAGACTGGATGAACCTTGTAGGTACAGGtatcatttctctttttgttgAAGAGCTACCAGAGTATTTGTATACACTCAATTCTGATTAGTTAAAATGAGAAGTTTCTGAATGCATCATTAAATTCACTTATACTTACAAAGCTTCTAGGGCCAAGGTGAAAATCTTAGGATGTGTATGTGAGAACCGTCTGTATGGTGTATGTGTACACACATATAAACAGTGTACATAcaactttatttcatttatagTGATGCATTTAAACAcacttacacacacacatacatgtatACATAGGAAAGGATTTTCACATGCtcatataaacatatatatatctgtatgtATAGAAAGAGACATTGAGAGAATTTGAACTAGTTTGTTCTCTCTCAGTTGAGTATCACTGGACACTTAGCTATACTGGTATTCTTGCGCCTGTGTCAATCTCTCCTCTGGGAGCTGTTCCACTTTGTATAAATAATATGATAGCTACTTCCCTCCAGAGAGGGGTCATTTCTCTTGTCTGAGGGAAAGGATACTTACCCAGGATGTGagaaaaaagagtattttttaaattataggGCTAAAGGTTCTGGCATTGTTGTCCTGTTGAGAATCCCATCTAGGGCTCCCTTGCAGGTCTGTGACATCACAGACCTATGAACCCTCAAAAATCATGCTGTGGAATACGGACAACCCTTTTGCAATGCTGTTTGCTGGTTTAGACCCAGCAAGCCCAGGGCAGATGGTTCAGCTGGAAGCAAAGCTCAGTCAAGAGCAAGATGTTCAAACAGTCCCTTCACTGAGACTTTAGGAACATTTCTCCTGCCTGGATCTCATTATCCTGAATTGCTGTTCTTGCCCcctgaaaatattaatgaacTTTATTTGGTTGCTAATGCTTACTAGAGTCATAATCGATGTGGAATGCACACTAGAACTCTCCCCAAAGTAGGGTAAATGATGTTTATTCTGATATGGCATCAGCTTTCACTCTAATGCCTGAATCTAaagtttgggtttattttctcGTCAATTTTAGAAAACAAGTGCAGATGGGACCCTCAGAAGTCATCTGGTCTGTCCCttgccccacagcagcagcagcagccataTGGATGTTGCTCCTAAAACAACAATTTTGTccatttacattatttttaacagtGTAAGCTTATTTGCGGAATAAGCAGAAAACAAGGGAGAATATATTTTTGCTTACAGAAAAAGAAGCGGAGTTGATGTGAGGCATGTTACTGAACATACACATATATTTCTGTGACCTCAGTCTAAATTTGCTTCCTTTgtcccttcctccctcttcctccccacaAATGTTAAGTGCAGTTATAACTTTTTTGTATGTTCCAATAAGGAAGAGGTCTCCCTAGGGTAACTACTTAATAAGCAAGATATgaaaagcacaataaaaatgATGGGagacatagaaaaaaaaagagatagaGATAAAAGCCCACGAATTTTTCAGGACAGATAATATAAGATCAAGAGCTTTGGTAAAGGAGTATGTTGTGCAATCCTAGCCCAGATTAGCATGAAGAATAGCACAGAAACAGATAATGTGCATTGCCCTACAAGTTTTACTGCCTTGTGAAAGTCATGCACTGTGCTCAAGAGCTACAGCCAGCATCTCCGTGATGACCTGTTTGTACTTTCACCGACACAGAACGTTAAGCTGAAgcagtaaaagaaaatcaagaataaGATAATACAGTTTATACATCAGGAGATTCATAAGACCACAGGCTCATTTTCGAGGAGTGAGGCTGACTATGAGTTACTGCAAATGCTTAAGGGCTGAAGTTGTGGAGCAGACAGATACCAAACTTTCACTTCTAGACCCTGCTGCTTTAAACTTCTATTGTAGCCTCTAAGTTAGTTACAGTAATGAAGATGATGAGCAAAGATAATTAGATTGTGTGCCCTCTTATTCAAGACCTGACTTTGAGGAAGTTCTCCAGAATCAAGTCATTTTGGTTCCAGTGACACTTCACAGGTGACTCTGGCCTTTGCCAGGGAAATGCTTTGTAAGAGAGCTCCCTTTCATAGAGAAATCCTCTTTCCAAAAGGTGTGCCAACATTGTTTTATTCACATGCCTAATGTCAGACAGGTGAGCTCCTTGTATCAACACAAGCACAGCTCTCCCAAGAACACTACTCCCACCTGCTGCACTGGCCTCGAAATTGGATTGCTCTTCAGGGCCTTCAGGGTAAGCTTGGAAATAGTTATAGTAGATGATTGGACTAATGAGGAAAGCAATatgaattttttaattgaaggCCAGGGATTTTGGTGAAGGTTTCCCCCACCTTCTACTTTAAGATCCTGCAGAGGTAGCAAAAGTGCTGCCACTGATTACATTTCTCTAAGCTTCTCCCTCTGGGTGGCTCCCAGAAGCTGCTCTAGTTGGAAACAGTCAGTGACAGCAacagggcaggaattcctgtACCTGAGGGAAAAATTTCTGTCTTACAAGGTCACTAACATTTTCTGCAAAGATCTAGACCATGCAGGTTGGATAGGATTACTTTTCTTAGAAACTGTAGCCATCTCATTAGCTTCTTCCTTTCTACCTTTccctcctatttttttcctgcttaaaaatgaaacaacagaaacaaacaaaaaaattcaacctATGGGAGATTTTTGAGGCTGGACAAAGATTTTTAATGGCAATCCACAAAATACAAGGTAGCACACAGTCTTTAAACTGTCTTGTCATTCTGAATAATTTCCCAAACACCTGGAGCACTGGGGTACACGCCAAATGGCCAGGGCCAGCTTGGATCCCTGTCTGGGCTGTGGAGCCTGGGTTTCCCCAGTAGTCCAGGAGTTGCCCTGGAGGTCAGGGCTGGAAGTGGCTGTGGGTGGCattgcctggctgcagggagcacccaggaaaagctgagggTGACTCCATGCTGTATGCGTGCAGCTGGTGCAGCTCCTGAGGAACCCAG
This is a stretch of genomic DNA from Sylvia atricapilla isolate bSylAtr1 chromosome 8, bSylAtr1.pri, whole genome shotgun sequence. It encodes these proteins:
- the LOC136364273 gene encoding dual specificity protein phosphatase 13B-like, whose translation is MLHTRDSSSLTRSTSYETPSLSDLQQLLWLRAGSDSHVDQVWPNIYLGDAWAARSKSILQGLNITHILNAADGPYSINTGAKYYADLEIEYYGVEAFDDPSFDLSIFFYDATNFICRALNSSGGKVLVHCAMGVSRSATLVLAFLMIHENMTLVDALKTVSAHRNICPNSGFLSQLRDLDIKLNEERKRTRAFATRGL